Proteins encoded in a region of the Carassius carassius chromosome 49, fCarCar2.1, whole genome shotgun sequence genome:
- the LOC132132894 gene encoding arachidonate 5-lipoxygenase-activating protein-like yields the protein MLSVRLKMTIQQSEPDPQFLLENMFVAVMDNIFLLVLVTLLSVVQNVFFALKVEKECTGQHSKPHSAAFERLSCANRNCMDTYPTFLAVLWCAGICLSQAPAAFAGIIYLVVRQKYFVGYLGQTCQSTPGFLFGKRILFFLSLMCAVGIINHLMLSYGGNDYKEYIQTITKAASALLLLP from the exons ATGTTATCTGTGAGGCTAAAAATGACCATCCAGCAGTCTGAGCCGGACCCGCAGTTCTTACTAGAGAACATGTTTGTTGCTGTGATGGACAACATTTTCTTACTGGTGCTGGTCACCCTTCTCAGCGTCGTTCAGAATG TGTTCTTCGCCTTAAAGGTTGAGAAAGAGTGCACGGGTCAACATTCTAAACCTCATTCTGCAGCTTTTGAGCGTTTGTCTTGTGCAAA TCGAAACTGCATGGACACGTACCCCACATTTCTGGCAGTACTGTGGTGCGCTGGTATCTGCCTCAGCCAAG CTCCAGCTGCCTTTGCCGGCATTATCTACCTTGTGGTCCGGCAGAAGTACTTTGTTGGCTACTTGGGGCAGACTTGCCAGAG CACTCCCGGCTTCCTGTTCGGGAAACGCATTCTCTTCTTCCTGTCACTCATGTGTGCTGTGGGAATCATAAATCACCTGATGCTCAGCTACGGTGGCAATGACTACAAAGAGTACATCCAGACCATCACCAAAGCAGCATCAGCCCTTCTGCTGTTGCCCTGA
- the LOC132132891 gene encoding mesenteric estrogen-dependent adipogenesis protein-like encodes MKKRESMNSGFVMDIVELESFVNSPPRGFFVESRADCRVVKWDPENSCVFIDEIQSSEGKVIFCNSPGRKVIVRTLGEYTDLRRQLTSKTTYILVSACEKTNVKEKRKKYVTALGYYVVAINGSHPMIRWEIERGLDMTISSVAGESYSVDVDVSAALQGWVGESFQILDDGEKVKPIWKDTHFIIEYCSDALFDFPYWFGFSKRQFTVSYHGRGDQHPKFCVKPQISTKKQDSACGN; translated from the exons ATGAAAAAGCGCGAAAGCATGAATTCCGGCTTTGTTATGGACATTGTCGAGCTAGAGTCGTTTGTGAACAGCCCTCCTCGCGGATTCTTTGTGGAGAGTCGCGCGGACTGCAGAGTCGTGAAGTGGGATCCGGAGAACAGCTGCGTGTTCATCGATGAAATCCAGTCTAGCGAGGGGAAGGTGATTTTCTGTAATTCTCCAGGAAG GAAAGTCATTGTACGCACTTTGGGAGAGTACACAGATTTGAGACGCCAGCtaacctcaaaaacaacatacaTCCTGGTGTCCGCATGTGAGAAAACAAATgtcaaagaaaagagaaaaaaatatgttacag CTCTTGGATATTATGTGGTGGCGATCAACGGCAGTCATCCAATGATCAGATGGGAGATAGAGAGAGGCTTAGACATGACTATTTCATCTGTTGCTGGAGAGAGCTATTCAGTTGAT gTTGATGTTAGTGCTGCACTACAGGGATGGGTCGGTGAGAGCTTTCAAATCCTTGATGATGGAGAAAAGGTGAAACCCATATGGAAAGACACACATTTCATCATCGAGTACTGTTCCGACGCCCTTTTTGACTTTCCCTACTGGTTCGGCTTTAGCAAACGACAGTTCACG GTCTCTTACCATGGAAGAGGAGATCAACATCCAAAATTTTGTGTGAAACCGCAAATATCTACTAAAAAACAGGATTCAGCATGTGGAAATTGA